From Carassius auratus strain Wakin chromosome 1, ASM336829v1, whole genome shotgun sequence, the proteins below share one genomic window:
- the LOC113105153 gene encoding myosin light chain 3, skeletal muscle isoform — protein MAGEFSADQIEDFKEAFGLFDRVGDNKVAYNQVADIMRALGQNPTNKDVKKILGDPSADDMANKRIDFDAFLPMLKTVDAVQKGTYDDYVEGLRVFDKEGNGTVMGAELRIVLSTLGEKMTEPEIDSLMQGQEDENGSVHYEDFVKHIMSV, from the exons ACTTCAAAGAGGCCTTTGGTCTCTTCGACAGAGTTGGTGATAACAAGGTTGCCTACAACCAGGTTGCTGACATCATGCGTGCCCTGGGACAGAACCCCACCAACAAGGACGTGAAGAAAATCTTGGGCGACCCATCTGCTGACG ATATGGCCAACAAAAGAATTGACTTCGATGCTTTCCTGCCAATGCTGAAGACTGTTGATGCCGTCCAGAAGGGTACCTATGATGACTACGTTGAGGGTCTGCGCGTCTTCGACAAAGAGGGCAACGGCACAGTGATGGGCGCTGAGCTGCGCATTGTGCTCTCAACACTGG GTGAGAAGATGACTGAGCCCGAGATCGACTCTCTCATGCAGGGACAGGAGGATGAGAACGGCAGTGTCCACTATGAGG ATTTCGTCAAGCACATCATGTCCGTGTAA